Below is a window of Streptomyces sp. ITFR-16 DNA.
ATGGAACGGGCCGCCGCCCGCTGCGAGGCGCTCCCGCACGACCCCGTGGCACCGCCCCTCGCCCGCTACCTGCGCGCCCACGCCGAGGAGGAACGCGGCCACGACGACTGGCTGCTGACCGACGCGGCGGCGGCCGGGACCACCCCGGGCGCACTGACCGCCCCCACCCCGCCGGCCCACATCGCCGCCCTGGTGGGGGCCCAGTACTACTGGATCGAGCACAGCCACCCGGTGGCCCTGCTCGGCTACATCGCCGTACTGGAGGGCAACGCGCCGGCCCCGGGCCTGGCCGCCCGGCTGGCCCGGGAGACCGGCCTCCCGCACGCCGCGTTCGAGACCGTACGCCTCCACGCGGACCTCGACGACGGGCACAGCGCCGATCTGGACCGGCTGATCGACCGCCTGCCGCTGGACCCCGCGCAGCGCTCGCTGGTCGCGGTCAGCGCGCTGCACACGGTCG
It encodes the following:
- a CDS encoding iron-containing redox enzyme family protein, which translates into the protein MSPTALAGLRAQLSLVQPVLRTAAARMWHADAGLPGRYRHYLRAMHQVIRASVPLMERAAARCEALPHDPVAPPLARYLRAHAEEERGHDDWLLTDAAAAGTTPGALTAPTPPAHIAALVGAQYYWIEHSHPVALLGYIAVLEGNAPAPGLAARLARETGLPHAAFETVRLHADLDDGHSADLDRLIDRLPLDPAQRSLVAVSALHTVAALAELFDRIATAPHPSESAHE